AGTCACCAAAGGCCTTTTAAGTGAGAAGGTAAGTGATTTCATGAGAATTGAGAAGAGAAAAGGAGCAGAGTGAGTTGAAGTTTTTGTATGGTTTCAGGTTCTCGCAAAGCAACAAGGTTCTTGGCGTGACCGTGCTCGTAAAGCATAGTTAGATCAAGAGGTTTGATAGGGTCGTACTGATCAAGAAGCTGATTGCTGATGACAGTCTGGATGTAGGAAAAGGAATTGTCAATGGTCGTTGCAAGTAAAATTTTGATCGCATTTGATAGTTGAAAGTATGTTTCCCAGAATTCAATTGGACCAACAATTTCCGCATCCTGCTTCTTAATATCTGTGAAATGCTGCAAAGGGAGGATTAGGAAAgtgtattaaattatttttttttctctttttaactTCATTTTGATACTGAATGCTAAAATGGGTTAGGGCTTGGAGTGCAGAACATTAGTTTTTAATGTATATATGGAGAAAAAAGAAGCAACAGCTCTAATCTATTGGGCGATTATTCTTGTGCTTGCTCATTTTTGTACAAACCTATCAAATAATGATTGAACTATATGCTGAATCGAGAGTAGTGGTACATGCTGTCTTACCTATCAAATAATGGATACAACTATGCCTTTCGGATTTTCTAGCATGTATATTTTGGAACAAAAGCCATATTCAAATTTTCTCAGCGACCAAGCCAGGTTTGTCATTTCTATTACGAAAACGTTAACCCTTGTTAACCCTAAATTTCTTTCTCCTCCAATGATGCTAACTTTTCTTTAGCATATTCCCAAAAATAACAAATTTGGGCATGAGGGTGAAAAAAGAGTCGAGACAACAATGTAATTTCGGCCTTTAGTGGTCGACGTGTCAATAGGTAATTGGACAACTTATTTTTCTCTCAGAAAACTGTCCATTGGGCTTCAACCAGGGcccattttaaaaatagaaaaagatagAAATAGCACAATTCCCAAGTCAAGTTGAAGTCGCTTTGGTTTTACCTGTTTCAATTGCCCTCATTTTCTCCCTATTTCGCCCGCTGCTAAAGCTCAAGGCCTCTGTCCCTCTCGCTTCGATCCCGTCCGTCCGGTGAGTGCAAATGGCAGGAGGTCGATGGATCAGACCTGAGGTGTGTTGAGATCCTTTTATTTTTGCCTGATCGCTTCCTTTGTGTTATCGATTCTTGTTTGACTCTGCTGCTTGTATTTCTGTGGGTATAAGAGTATAGATATTTGAATAGATAGATGTTGGTGGTGCTTTATGTGTTTGCATGTGTGTTTCCACATGTAGGTGTATCCTCTGTTCGCCGCTGTCGGAGTTGCCGTAGGGATCTGCGGGATGCAGCTGGTCCGCAATATATGCATCAACCCTGAAGTcaggtctctctctctctctctctctctctctctctctctctctctctttttctaatattataaaTCTGTATAAGGTGTTTGGACTTTGGATGATAAAGATTAGGAGCTGCTTTCTATAGGAGGTTGAGGATGGCGCCCTATTTTTTGCTGCTAAATGGGTTTTCACCTCCTTTTCCATATATGTACATTGAGCCTTTCAATTGTTGAAATATATGTAATTTGACATAAATGAAGCTTCACGCTGATTCTGATTTGGGAAGTTCATGTGGGATGTTGCAAGGGATGGTGAAACAAGCTTGTATTGTGGGGTTCCTTTTGTTTTCGTTATTTTACAGTGCTTAGAAAGCCAAGGGGATGGGTACTAGGTGTTAATACTTGCCAGTCCAATAAAGCTTTTACTTTGAGACCTgaatttgtaatttaaaaaaaaaaaatctaatatggATTGGAAggtttattttcaatttataaccTTAGTAAAAGTAAATTGTTTGAGTGGGCCTTGCTTCCACCATTTTCACGTTGTTTCTTGTTTAATTCTATGAAGAGTTGGATGTCTCAGTTGTTCTGCCTGccttaaataatattttggaaGTTGGAAATATATCAAATGATTGGACTTCAATTTTTCTGCTTGCCCTTATTATGCCTTAATTTGATTGATTGAATCACTATTTTTGTCTTTGGTTTGGTTTCCATGAACAGGGTTAACAAGCAGGGGAGGGCTGCCGGAGTTTTGGAGAACTTCGCAGAGGGAGAAAAGTATGCTGAACATACTCTAAGG
This Manihot esculenta cultivar AM560-2 chromosome 6, M.esculenta_v8, whole genome shotgun sequence DNA region includes the following protein-coding sequences:
- the LOC110617076 gene encoding uncharacterized protein LOC110617076, with product MAGGRWIRPEVYPLFAAVGVAVGICGMQLVRNICINPEVRVNKQGRAAGVLENFAEGEKYAEHTLRKFVRNRAPEIMPSLNSFFTDPE